Proteins encoded together in one Acanthochromis polyacanthus isolate Apoly-LR-REF ecotype Palm Island chromosome 12, KAUST_Apoly_ChrSc, whole genome shotgun sequence window:
- the snx10b gene encoding sorting nexin-10B isoform X3, with translation MREGNGHSEGQIISVWVRDPRIQKNDFWHAYIDYEICLHTDSVCFTKKISTVRRRYSEFVWLRQKLQANSLLRIKLPELPPKNPFFSLNNAQQIGDRMKGLQTFLEQILQSPLLLSDSCLHLFLQSQLSVAKMEACAAGRTNYSVAQAVQRCGLRRFHSVEDLQKDLSLSCDSDSDSSECRDPEHKIKDLVLNKSKSAGLLELMGSSQEEMLSSSSGST, from the exons ATGAGGGAAGGAAATGGCCACAGCGAGGGTCAG ATCATCAGTGTCTGGGTGCGGGACCCGCGGATACAAAAGAATGATTTCTGGCACGCCTACATAGACTATGAAATTTGCTTACAT ACCGACAGTGTCTGTTTCACCAAGAAGATTTCGACTGTAAGAAGGAGGTACAGTGAGTTTGTATGGCTCAGACAGAAACTACAAGCAAATTCACTGCTGAG aataaagCTACCAGAGCTGCCCCCCAAAAACCCCTTTTTCAGTCTAAACAATGCTCAGCAGATTGGTGATCGGATGAAAGGCCTCCAGACATTTCTGGAACA GATCCTTCAGagccctctgctgctgtctgacagTTGCCTGCACCTTTTCCTGCAGTCACAGCTCAGCGTGGCCAAAATGGAGGCCTGTGCTGCCGGACGGACAAACTATTCTGTGGCTCAGGCCGTCCAGCGATGCGGTCTGAGGAGGTTCCACTCAGTGGAGGACCTGCAGAAGGACCTCAGCTTGTCCTGTGACTCTGACTCAGATAG CTCAGAGTGCAGAGACCCAGAACACAAGATTAAAGATTTGGTGCTGAACAAATCAAAGAGTGCAGGTTTACTCGAGCTCATGGGAAGCAGTCAAGAGGAAATGTTAAGCAGCTCGTCTGGTTCTacataa
- the snx10b gene encoding sorting nexin-10B isoform X2, producing the protein MREGNGHSEGQQIISVWVRDPRIQKNDFWHAYIDYEICLHTDSVCFTKKISTVRRRYSEFVWLRQKLQANSLLRIKLPELPPKNPFFSLNNAQQIGDRMKGLQTFLEQILQSPLLLSDSCLHLFLQSQLSVAKMEACAAGRTNYSVAQAVQRCGLRRFHSVEDLQKDLSLSCDSDSDSSECRDPEHKIKDLVLNKSKSAGLLELMGSSQEEMLSSSSGST; encoded by the exons ATGAGGGAAGGAAATGGCCACAGCGAGGGTCAG CAGATCATCAGTGTCTGGGTGCGGGACCCGCGGATACAAAAGAATGATTTCTGGCACGCCTACATAGACTATGAAATTTGCTTACAT ACCGACAGTGTCTGTTTCACCAAGAAGATTTCGACTGTAAGAAGGAGGTACAGTGAGTTTGTATGGCTCAGACAGAAACTACAAGCAAATTCACTGCTGAG aataaagCTACCAGAGCTGCCCCCCAAAAACCCCTTTTTCAGTCTAAACAATGCTCAGCAGATTGGTGATCGGATGAAAGGCCTCCAGACATTTCTGGAACA GATCCTTCAGagccctctgctgctgtctgacagTTGCCTGCACCTTTTCCTGCAGTCACAGCTCAGCGTGGCCAAAATGGAGGCCTGTGCTGCCGGACGGACAAACTATTCTGTGGCTCAGGCCGTCCAGCGATGCGGTCTGAGGAGGTTCCACTCAGTGGAGGACCTGCAGAAGGACCTCAGCTTGTCCTGTGACTCTGACTCAGATAG CTCAGAGTGCAGAGACCCAGAACACAAGATTAAAGATTTGGTGCTGAACAAATCAAAGAGTGCAGGTTTACTCGAGCTCATGGGAAGCAGTCAAGAGGAAATGTTAAGCAGCTCGTCTGGTTCTacataa
- the snx10b gene encoding sorting nexin-10B isoform X1 → MATARVRVHSVQNFSVSSASSMQQIISVWVRDPRIQKNDFWHAYIDYEICLHTDSVCFTKKISTVRRRYSEFVWLRQKLQANSLLRIKLPELPPKNPFFSLNNAQQIGDRMKGLQTFLEQILQSPLLLSDSCLHLFLQSQLSVAKMEACAAGRTNYSVAQAVQRCGLRRFHSVEDLQKDLSLSCDSDSDSSECRDPEHKIKDLVLNKSKSAGLLELMGSSQEEMLSSSSGST, encoded by the exons ATGGCCACAGCGAGGGTCAG AGTGCATTCAGTTCAGAATTTCAGCGTCTCTTCTGCCTCATCCATGCAGCAGATCATCAGTGTCTGGGTGCGGGACCCGCGGATACAAAAGAATGATTTCTGGCACGCCTACATAGACTATGAAATTTGCTTACAT ACCGACAGTGTCTGTTTCACCAAGAAGATTTCGACTGTAAGAAGGAGGTACAGTGAGTTTGTATGGCTCAGACAGAAACTACAAGCAAATTCACTGCTGAG aataaagCTACCAGAGCTGCCCCCCAAAAACCCCTTTTTCAGTCTAAACAATGCTCAGCAGATTGGTGATCGGATGAAAGGCCTCCAGACATTTCTGGAACA GATCCTTCAGagccctctgctgctgtctgacagTTGCCTGCACCTTTTCCTGCAGTCACAGCTCAGCGTGGCCAAAATGGAGGCCTGTGCTGCCGGACGGACAAACTATTCTGTGGCTCAGGCCGTCCAGCGATGCGGTCTGAGGAGGTTCCACTCAGTGGAGGACCTGCAGAAGGACCTCAGCTTGTCCTGTGACTCTGACTCAGATAG CTCAGAGTGCAGAGACCCAGAACACAAGATTAAAGATTTGGTGCTGAACAAATCAAAGAGTGCAGGTTTACTCGAGCTCATGGGAAGCAGTCAAGAGGAAATGTTAAGCAGCTCGTCTGGTTCTacataa
- the cbx3b gene encoding chromobox protein homolog 3b has product MRKKQTAKQRKTEETTVVQEFVVETIIRRRVFNGRVEYYLKWKGFTDAENTWEPEDNLDCPELIEEFLRTYNPEDDEVFIPKEEMSEQETEISCVQEAHAVQSNSSLVLQPDEEQSDAPANLSTYLEPECIIGSTDRKGELMFLVKWKNSDDVALLPAREASARCPQVVIDFYEQKLTWHSGDEEQ; this is encoded by the exons ATGAGAAAGAAGCAAACAGCCAaacagaggaagacagaggAGACCACAGTTGTCCAGGAGTTTGTGGTGGAGACAATAATCCGCCGGAGAGTGTTTAATGGAAGAGTGGAGTACTATCTGAAGTGGAAAGGCTTCACAGA TGCAGAAAACACCTGGGAGCCCGAAGACAACCTGGACTGTCCTGAGCTCATCGAGGAGTTCCTGAGAACCTACAACCCCGAGGACGACGAAGTGTTCATCCCCAAGGAAGAAATGAGCGAGCAGGAGACGGAAATT TCGTGTGTACAGGAGGCTCACGCTGTGCAGAGCAACAGCAGCCTCGTCCTCCAGCCGGATGAGGAGCAGTCAGACGCCCCCGCTAACCTCAGCACTTACCTCGAGCCCGAGTGCATCATCGGCTCCACGGACCGAAAGGGAGAGCTCATGTTCCTCGTCAAATG GAAGAACTCTGATGACGTGGCCCTGCTGCCGGCCCGCGAAGCGAGCGCCAGATGTCCCCAGGTGGTCATCGACTTCTACGAGCAGAAGCTGACCTGGCACAGTGGAGACGAGGAGcagtaa